In Bacillota bacterium, a single window of DNA contains:
- a CDS encoding MFS transporter has translation MLETGTGCGGKLLTRNFVLTCFATFLFYNSFHLLLPTLPVYVLGLGGSEGDVGLVMSAFAMASVFMRPFAGRWVDRGGKKGLMLAGALVYVTSAVLYGIVTHVKGLVAVRFLHGLGIGMYSTAASSLISDSVPYHRRGEGLGYFLLATSLAMAVGPIVGVGIVESLSYGALFATSGVLAGIVFICTLCISVPSAALRETGGLKVRLFSRIRGDRIHEEYGPPRDGCCMSCGRVGGGHNEYSSHTTRGPHGVLARIGSFLGLEALFPSVTLGLGSATYGSIASFIAVYAKSRGIGNPGVFFTVFALSMFATRTFAGKISDRYGRASVIAPGLAAISLGMAALANATSLASFVFAAVVYGIGFSVMQPTVTALLVDHVAPERRGTALGTLLAMYDVGVAVGGMLAGWIAEHLPLHAVYWCMSGVGACGLVFFACGYQRYCATWSHHETDHVQDSFDVQVSSHPLSEEKRSL, from the coding sequence TTGTTGGAGACAGGAACCGGTTGCGGGGGCAAGCTTCTGACTCGCAACTTCGTACTAACGTGTTTCGCCACATTTCTATTCTATAACAGTTTTCATCTCCTGCTGCCGACCTTGCCCGTATACGTGCTCGGGCTCGGTGGCTCCGAGGGCGATGTGGGGCTCGTGATGAGCGCCTTTGCCATGGCCTCAGTGTTCATGAGGCCTTTTGCCGGGCGGTGGGTTGATCGGGGCGGCAAGAAAGGTCTCATGCTCGCTGGTGCTTTGGTTTACGTAACGTCGGCTGTCCTGTACGGGATTGTGACGCATGTGAAAGGGCTCGTGGCGGTGAGGTTCCTTCACGGTCTCGGGATCGGGATGTACTCGACCGCTGCGAGCAGCCTTATTTCTGACTCCGTACCGTACCACAGGAGGGGTGAGGGCCTCGGCTATTTCCTGCTCGCGACGAGCCTAGCTATGGCGGTCGGGCCGATCGTAGGGGTGGGGATTGTCGAGAGCCTGTCGTATGGGGCTCTCTTCGCAACGTCTGGGGTGCTCGCGGGAATCGTGTTCATCTGCACCCTTTGTATCAGCGTGCCTTCGGCTGCGTTGCGTGAAACGGGAGGCTTGAAGGTGCGCTTGTTCTCGCGCATCCGAGGCGATCGGATACACGAGGAATATGGCCCTCCGCGCGACGGATGCTGCATGTCGTGCGGCCGGGTAGGCGGCGGCCACAACGAGTACTCCAGTCACACGACGCGCGGTCCCCACGGTGTTTTAGCGCGCATCGGCTCATTTCTCGGCCTCGAGGCGCTCTTTCCTTCGGTCACACTCGGCCTTGGGTCCGCGACCTACGGCTCGATAGCATCGTTCATTGCGGTGTACGCCAAGTCCAGAGGGATTGGAAATCCGGGCGTGTTCTTCACAGTGTTTGCGCTGTCGATGTTCGCCACACGAACTTTTGCTGGAAAGATCTCCGACAGGTACGGAAGAGCCTCAGTTATTGCTCCGGGCCTTGCGGCGATAAGTCTGGGCATGGCCGCTCTGGCGAACGCGACTTCCCTCGCGTCTTTTGTGTTTGCCGCGGTAGTATACGGAATAGGCTTCTCCGTGATGCAGCCTACGGTGACGGCGCTCCTAGTGGACCATGTGGCACCCGAGCGCCGCGGCACTGCTCTTGGGACACTCCTTGCGATGTACGACGTGGGTGTTGCGGTAGGCGGCATGCTGGCGGGATGGATCGCGGAGCACCTTCCGCTCCACGCAGTTTATTGGTGCATGTCCGGCGTAGGAGCGTGTGGGCTCGTCTTCTTTGCATGTGGTTACCAACGCTACTGCGCCACGTGGTCCCATCATGAAACAGACCATGTGCAGGACTCGTTCGATGTACAGGTGAGCTCTCATCCTCTCTCTGAAGAGAAACGCAGCTTGTAG
- a CDS encoding GntR family transcriptional regulator, whose protein sequence is MYARLRQAIVEGYFAPGERLIQDKLAEQLGVSRSPVREAIRRLESEGLVEVAPVRGVTVINMPLDEAIGLYDLREVLEGLAARLAARNITPQELSELRGCVVRMEQLLPPKAAPHRWVEENSRFHEIIVRASRNRKLTELLPVLRESIGVLCRAIESNPSRVAEAMREHEAILAAIAARDPEEAERLGRQHIVCSKNAVLARLQGEAQAKRETKLS, encoded by the coding sequence GTGTACGCTCGCCTTCGCCAGGCGATCGTAGAAGGGTATTTCGCGCCCGGGGAACGTCTCATACAAGACAAACTCGCGGAACAACTGGGTGTGAGCAGAAGCCCGGTCAGGGAGGCGATTCGCCGACTGGAGTCGGAGGGCTTGGTCGAGGTCGCCCCCGTGAGAGGAGTCACTGTGATTAATATGCCGCTCGACGAGGCGATCGGCTTGTACGACCTAAGAGAGGTGCTCGAGGGTTTGGCTGCCCGCCTAGCGGCTCGCAACATCACGCCACAGGAGCTCTCTGAGCTGCGCGGCTGCGTGGTACGGATGGAACAACTCCTTCCGCCCAAGGCCGCGCCTCATAGATGGGTCGAGGAAAACTCGAGATTTCATGAGATAATCGTTCGGGCGAGCCGCAATAGGAAGCTGACTGAATTGCTCCCTGTGCTACGTGAATCCATAGGTGTGCTATGCAGAGCCATAGAGTCGAACCCGAGCCGTGTGGCCGAGGCCATGCGCGAGCACGAAGCCATCTTAGCAGCTATTGCTGCACGCGACCCAGAAGAGGCGGAGCGGCTCGGACGCCAACACATAGTGTGTTCGAAAAACGCCGTACTCGCGAGATTGCAAGGTGAAGCGCAGGCCAAGCGCGAGACCAAGCTATCCTGA
- a CDS encoding alanine--glyoxylate aminotransferase family protein: MGPGPSNVHPKVLQALAMPTLGHLDPEFLEIMNRTKELLAKTFETENEFTIPISGTGSAGMETALVNIIEPGDRVLVCVNGLFGQRMADIVTRCGGDLALVEAEWGKIVEPERVEEALKARRTDVVAIVHAETSTGVLQPIQPIAELAHRYGALLVVDAVTSLGGAPVCVDATGIDVCYSGTQKCLSCPPGLAPITLGARAQAKLGARKTKVQSWYLDLAMLHSYWGKERFYHHTAPVNMIYALYESLRIVHEEGLEERFARHRLHSDALKAGITAMGLRLFAQEGYRAPMLTSVEVPEGVDDARIRRHLLTHYRLEIGGGLGPLKGRIWRVGLMGHSCTQANVMLFLGALEEALTAAGYRVEPGAGELAAANHYSARDAGF; the protein is encoded by the coding sequence ATGGGGCCCGGTCCGAGTAACGTGCACCCAAAGGTGCTTCAAGCTCTCGCCATGCCGACCCTCGGCCATCTCGATCCCGAGTTCCTGGAGATAATGAACCGCACAAAGGAGCTTCTAGCGAAGACGTTCGAGACCGAGAACGAGTTCACCATCCCGATATCCGGGACGGGCAGCGCCGGGATGGAGACGGCGCTGGTGAACATCATCGAGCCGGGAGACAGGGTTCTCGTGTGCGTGAACGGCCTCTTTGGCCAGAGGATGGCCGACATCGTGACGCGATGCGGCGGGGATCTCGCCCTTGTCGAAGCGGAGTGGGGGAAGATCGTCGAGCCGGAAAGGGTTGAAGAGGCGCTCAAGGCGCGTCGCACTGACGTCGTTGCGATCGTTCACGCGGAAACGTCCACAGGAGTCTTGCAGCCCATCCAGCCCATAGCCGAGCTGGCTCACAGATACGGTGCGCTTCTTGTTGTGGACGCGGTGACGTCTTTGGGCGGGGCACCGGTCTGCGTCGACGCGACTGGTATAGATGTCTGTTACAGCGGCACGCAGAAGTGCCTTTCCTGCCCGCCGGGGCTTGCTCCCATCACCCTCGGGGCACGGGCGCAGGCGAAGCTTGGCGCGCGCAAGACCAAGGTACAGAGTTGGTATCTTGACCTGGCCATGCTGCACAGCTATTGGGGCAAGGAGCGGTTCTACCACCATACCGCGCCGGTGAACATGATCTATGCGCTCTATGAGAGCCTTCGTATCGTCCATGAGGAAGGGCTCGAGGAGCGGTTCGCCAGGCACAGGCTGCACAGCGACGCTCTCAAGGCGGGGATCACCGCCATGGGCCTCCGACTATTCGCCCAAGAGGGCTATAGGGCGCCGATGCTCACGTCTGTCGAGGTGCCAGAGGGAGTTGACGATGCCCGGATTCGGCGGCATCTGCTGACCCACTATCGCCTGGAGATAGGGGGCGGCCTAGGCCCACTAAAGGGGCGCATATGGCGCGTGGGCCTCATGGGACACTCCTGCACCCAGGCCAACGTGATGCTTTTTCTCGGCGCACTGGAGGAGGCCTTGACGGCTGCAGGCTATCGGGTGGAGCCCGGCGCCGGTGAGCTTGCCGCCGCGAACCACTACTCGGCACGGGATGCTGGCTTCTAG
- a CDS encoding GntR family transcriptional regulator — translation METLSREKRVNAARASLVHAIRHTFKPGECLPSERELAEKLGISRNTLREALETLRASGILLRRWGLGTFVNANVGLIETSLSELKPIPDIISASGQQCDMAGFAYRKCDGEGEAAIRKCLQLDAPVELWELERVYLADGEPVIYLRDYLPSLIDGLAVDPALFKRDMLSFLEEQCHVRLEYTITFVEPVLADETIGNRLSIAIGTPILLTRQIAYTEEGVPLLYTEGYQSTDKLSFHIVRRR, via the coding sequence GTGGAAACCTTGAGCCGAGAAAAGCGAGTGAACGCTGCCCGCGCTTCTCTTGTCCACGCCATCCGGCACACGTTCAAGCCCGGAGAGTGTCTGCCTTCCGAACGCGAGCTTGCTGAAAAGCTCGGCATCAGCCGCAACACGTTGCGTGAAGCCCTCGAGACCCTCCGTGCCAGCGGGATCCTGCTGCGGCGGTGGGGACTTGGCACTTTTGTCAACGCCAATGTGGGCCTCATCGAGACAAGTCTCTCAGAGCTGAAGCCCATCCCGGACATCATCAGCGCAAGCGGCCAACAGTGTGATATGGCGGGCTTCGCGTACAGAAAGTGCGACGGGGAAGGGGAAGCCGCGATTCGAAAGTGCCTCCAATTGGACGCTCCAGTTGAGCTCTGGGAGCTGGAACGCGTGTACCTTGCAGATGGCGAGCCTGTGATATACCTACGCGATTATCTTCCCAGCCTAATCGATGGTCTCGCGGTTGACCCCGCGTTGTTCAAGCGCGACATGCTATCGTTTCTTGAAGAACAATGCCACGTGCGTTTGGAGTATACGATCACGTTCGTAGAGCCCGTCCTCGCGGATGAAACGATAGGCAATAGGCTGTCGATCGCGATAGGCACCCCTATTCTCTTAACCAGGCAGATCGCATACACAGAGGAAGGCGTTCCGTTGCTGTACACCGAGGGATATCAGAGCACAGACAAACTCTCATTTCACATCGTCCGCCGTCGATAA
- a CDS encoding ABC transporter substrate-binding protein yields the protein MSQRRIGMNGRGVAAVLLLALLAGISLSLVIRAPGAVTQAAGAAQVRLGVDSFILGAQIHVAAERGLFKKYGIDPVVQVFSYGADTLDAVLAGRSDFGVGMDFATLTRLAPGQLRLVATIMEPDPGFHKLAVSSAINDPKDLRGKRLGVAQGSLQEYVTLRYLEVNGIPEDSVKLTPFSSLFEIIAALRAGRIDAAWVWGEGTDQAKEIPGVRILTDDSAARQQSLGFLVASRQLVEKNPQVVVATLKALAEATDWMLSNMNEASKIVADKVKAPQEQVLTEMRRENYTLSLKDEQLKAMESLAQFMVNKGIIKEKLSVRQNVAPDALRSVDPARVSLK from the coding sequence ATGTCGCAGAGACGCATTGGCATGAATGGTCGTGGTGTGGCAGCAGTACTACTCTTGGCGCTCCTCGCAGGAATCTCGTTGTCTCTTGTCATCCGTGCCCCAGGTGCAGTGACCCAGGCGGCGGGCGCAGCCCAGGTAAGGCTGGGCGTCGACTCCTTCATCCTGGGTGCCCAGATTCATGTTGCCGCTGAACGCGGGCTTTTCAAGAAGTATGGCATCGACCCCGTTGTCCAGGTCTTCTCTTATGGCGCGGACACCCTCGATGCCGTGCTTGCGGGTCGGTCTGACTTCGGCGTAGGCATGGACTTCGCGACGCTCACACGGCTTGCCCCAGGACAGCTCCGACTGGTGGCGACGATCATGGAGCCGGACCCCGGTTTTCACAAACTTGCCGTGTCGAGCGCCATCAACGATCCCAAGGACCTGCGAGGCAAGAGGCTGGGCGTTGCTCAGGGCTCGCTTCAGGAGTACGTGACCCTGCGTTACCTCGAGGTCAATGGCATACCAGAGGACAGTGTCAAGCTCACGCCGTTCTCCAGCCTCTTCGAGATCATAGCGGCGCTCCGCGCGGGCCGTATCGATGCGGCTTGGGTATGGGGTGAGGGCACCGACCAGGCGAAAGAGATCCCTGGCGTGCGGATCCTGACAGACGACAGCGCCGCTAGACAGCAGTCCCTTGGCTTTCTGGTGGCCAGCCGGCAACTGGTTGAGAAGAATCCCCAGGTTGTGGTGGCGACCCTCAAGGCGCTTGCTGAGGCCACCGACTGGATGCTAAGCAACATGAACGAAGCCAGCAAGATTGTTGCCGACAAGGTGAAGGCTCCGCAAGAACAAGTGCTAACCGAGATGCGTCGCGAGAACTACACACTGAGCTTGAAGGACGAACAGCTGAAAGCCATGGAAAGCCTGGCGCAGTTCATGGTCAATAAGGGTATCATCAAGGAAAAGCTCTCGGTCCGCCAGAATGTGGCACCGGATGCGCTGCGTTCAGTGGATCCGGCCCGGGTATCGTT